ACTCAAGGTATTTACAAGGAGGCCAGCCATGGGCATGCTCTCCTCATCACCACTCAATGAATCATTGTAGGTGAGACCCAAGGTGTTGACCAAGACATAGAAGAGACCTGTGGGGTCCAACGCCTTCACATCAATACCAAAGACCAGATTCATGCAGTCAGTGGCTTGACTGAGGATCATAGGGAAGAGGTCTTGGTAATCTTTGATAATGCTAAGCATTTCTGCCTTTGTGGCCACCTCCTTTCTGTGATATCTGACGAGCAGGAATGACACCAGATCCCCCACCTTACCGTCTATTGCATCTCTGAGCAAGTGCCCACCATCTGGCAGGGCCTGCGAAGTGCttggcctttttctttttctactgccAGATCCCTGATCTGATATGATTGATGGAGTGGTTGCTAGGGCAGTGGGTAAGGTCCAAACTCTCTGAGAAGCCTGGAAAGGACTTGGTGTCCCAGCAGTATCAGGAACCTCAATTGTGGTGCCTGGGGTCAGAAAACAGaaggaggaggtggggtggggagaggaggaggaagaagaagaggaggaagaggaagaagagcaggaggaggaagaagaggaggaggaggaagaagaggaggaggaggaagaagaggaggaggaggaagaagaggaggaggaggaagaagaggaggaggaggaagaggagaaggaggaagaggaggaagaggaggaggaagaagaggaggaggaagaagaggaggaggaggaagaggaggaagaggaggaggaggaagaggaggaggaggaggaggaggaggaggaagaggaggaggaggaagaggaggaggaggtgtgctccctctcctcctcacACTGAGGAACTTGTGCATTCCAAAGTCCCCAATTCTCGCTCTGGGACTGAAGGTTTTCCTTAAGTATGCAGCACCAACACTTCTTGTAACACAAACGCTTTGGAGGTGGAGGCATAATGACTCCTGGTAGCAAGAGTACGGACAGACAGTGCAGAACTGGATCCACAGGCCTGGGGGAGAGAGGGGGTGTGAGCGGCTTTGACTGAGAAATCCACCCTGGGCGGTCTGACTCACGCCACTGACAggtctcctcttgaggtgtgcTCTCGGGCCTCATAGAGGAGCTCCTCCTGAGCGGCCTGACCCATGGCTACTGAAGGAGGAAGTGAGGTGGCTCCCCCCAGGGTGCGGGCAGCACAGCCCAGGGTTCTGGGGATGAAGGGGGAAGGGATTTGGGTCTTGTGGGGTCCTGTCTGTTCTGGGGTGGGGAGTCCCTGCCTGGTGCACACTCAAGGCAGGCACCTCACCTCACCTTGACTCCTCGTGCTGCCTGGACCTCCTCTGATCTGTGACCTGTAGACACGAGCTTCAGATCTGGGCTTTCACCTCTTGGTTCCTGGAGCCCCTGTGAGAGGAAACAAGGGGGCACCTCAGCTGTAAACTGTGGTACAGTGCTGGGCCCCTTGGTGCTGATAGGAGGATGGACTCTGTGAGGTCCTCATTCTTCTGGGATGGGTGGTCCCATTTGTGCTCACGCAGGGCTTTCACCTTTTCCCTGGCAGGATGTGGGCTCTCCTCACTGCAGGCCTGAGACAAAACTCTCAAAATAGGATCCCTAGACTGAACAGAAGGAAGTTATGGGGCTTCACATCTAACTATGCTTGCCCAGGGCCTTCCCAGGCGGAAGAGCAAGGGTTGGCTGAATACTGTGGGGTCCATCTGTCCCGGGATTGGGGTCGAGGTCTGATCAGTTATCACCTTAATGCCTGGCAGAGCTTCCTTCTGTTTACCTCAATCCACCTTCCTTAACTGAAGTGTCTCACCTTTATGTGAGAACAAAGATGGAAATGAGAGGGCACCACGTACAGTCAAACTGCTTCAGGTCCTTCTGTGGCCAACAGAAAGGGTAGGGATAGCTGGGGTTTAGTACATTTTCGCATGAGTTCAGCCAGTCCTCTCTCAAGGTCCTCACCACTACTCTTGACAAAGCCTGAGCCTCCTACCTTTGTGCACTTGAGTACAATACCATATGCTGATACCTCACCTTAGGTGGCCAtgcaggaagtcaggaaacagcaCATTTGCAACCCCTCCCCCATTCCATCTGGGGCCTCTTGTGGGGTCCAAGTTCCCCTCAGTCTTCCCTCAGGGGTTTGACTCCTTCCCTTGACTCCCGTTAGGACATTGgagtctcccctctccccactgaggCCTCGCCCCTTTCACCACATTCCCAGTCTCTCTGAGAGGCGGATGTCAGGAAATGCTCCCTGTAGTCATCCCGCCCCAGGGCCTCCCAGAGCCCAATCTGGTCTGGGGCCCAAGTTCCCCTTAGTCCTCCCTCAGAGTCCTCACCTTGACTCCTCGCAGGACCTGGGATTTTTCTTTCTGCCCACCTAAGGTCCCTGCCCTTTATCCTAGGTCCCCAGTGTTTCTGAGACCCAGATGTCAGGAAATGCTGCCTGTGCATATCCCACGCCAGGGCCTCCCAGAGCCCTCTCTGTTCTCACGGGGTCTCCTCAGTCATCCCTCAGGGTCTTCACCTTGGTCCACGAAGGGTCTAGGATTCCACGTCTGACCACCCCACAGTGGCTCTCTGGGACCCAGGTGAGGGAAGTCAGAACAGGCTGCTCTCGGCCTGTGGGCTACCACAGCTGAAGGCAGTGGTGGGTTTCTCTGGGATACTTCACCCTCCATCTGTGTTCTGGGGTCCAGGGTCCCCTCTGTCCTCCCTCAGGGGCCTCACCTTGACTCCTGTTAGGATTCTCCCCTCTCTCCAACCAAGGACACACTACTTAAACTAGATTCCCAGTACCTCCAGGACCCGGATGTCAGGAAATGCTGTCTGTGTACATCCCATGCCAGGGCTTCTCAGAGCCTTCTCTGTTCTCACAGGATCCCCTCAGTCCTCCCTCAGGATCCTCACCTTAGTCCACGAAGGATCTAGGATTCCTCCTCTGAGCACCCGAGGCCACGACCGTTATTACAGGTCACCCCTGATCTCCAAGACCTGGATGAGGAAGTCAGCACAGGCTGCCATGAGCTCATCTCGCCCGGCAGCTCACCCCAGCTGAGGGTAGGGGTGGGTTTCTCTGAGACCCGGATGAGGAAGTCAGCACAGGCTGCCACGGGCTCATGGCGCCCCGCGCGGCTTACCACAGCTGAGGGCAGGAGCAGGTTTCTCTGGGACACCTCACCCTCCATCCGTGTTCTAGGGTCCAAGGTCCCCTCAGTCCTCCCTCAGGGGCCTCACCTTGACTCCTGTTAGGATTCTCCCCTCTCTCCAACTTAAGACCCGCTACTTACGCTAGATTGCCAGTCTCTCCGGGACCGGATGGCAGGAAATCCTGCCTGTGTACATCCCATGCCAGGGCTTCTCGGAGCCTTCTCTGTTCTCACAGGGTCCCCTCAGTCCTCCCTCAGGATCCTTACCTTAGTCCACGAAGGATTTAGGATTCCGCCTCTGCCCTCCCGAGGCCGCAACTGTTACCACAGGTCACCCCTGCTCTCCAAGACCTGGATGAGGAAGTCAACAGGCTGCCTCGTGCTCATCTCGCCCCACGGCTCACCACAGCTGAGGGCAGGGGCGGGATTCTCTGAGACCCGGATGAGGAAGTCAGCACAGGCTGCCACGGGCTCATGGCGCCCCGCGCGGCTTACCACAGCTGAGGGCAGGAGCAGGTTTCTCTGGGACACCTCACCCTCCATCCGTGTTCTAGGGTCCAAGATCCCCTCAGTCCTCCCTCAGGGGCCTCACCTTGACTCCTGTTAGGATTCTCCCCTCTCTCCAACTTAAGACCCGCTACTTACGCTAGATTGCCAGTCTCTCCGGGACCGGATGGCAGGAAATCCTGCCTGTGTACATCCCATGCCAGGGCTTCTCGGAGCCTTCTCTGTTCTCACAGGGTCCCCTCCGTCCTCCCTCAGGATCCTTACCTTAGTCCACGAAGGATCTAGGATTCCGCCTCTGCCCTCCAGAGGCCGCAACTGTTACCACAGGTCACCCCTGCTCTCCAAGACCCGGATGAGGAAGTCAGCACAGGCTGCCACGTGCTCATCTCGCCCCGCGGCTCACCACAGCTGAGGGCAGGGGCGGGATTCTCTGAGACCCGGATGAGGAAGTCAGCACAGGCTGCCACGAGCTCATGGTGCCCACAGCTGAGGGCAGGGGTGGGTTTCTCCGGGACACCTCACCCTCCATCCGTGTTCTGGGGCCCAGGATCCCCTCAGTCCTCCCTCAGGGGCCTCACCTTGACTCCTGTTAGGATTCTCCTCTCTCTCCAACCGAGGACACACTACTTACTCTAGATTGCCAGTCTCTCCGGGACCGGATGTCAGGAAATGCTGCCTGTGCACATCCCACGCCAGGgcctctcagagtcttctctgtTCTCGCAGGGTCCCTTGAGTCCGTCCTCACAGTCTTCACCTTGATTTCAGATGGGACCTGGGATTCTCCCCTCTGCTGACCTTAGGCCCCGCCCCTTTCCCCAAGTTCCCAGTTTCTCTGAGACCCAGATGTCAGGAAAGGCTACATGGGGTCATCCTGCCTTAAAGCATCCCAGGGATTGCCTCTGTTCTGGGGTCCAGGGTCTCTCAATCCTTCCTCAGGGTCCTCACTTTTACTCCTGGGAGAACCTGAGATTCTCCCCTCCGCCCACCTGCAGCCTTGCCCCTTTCACCGAGTCCTCAGTCTCTCTGAGACTGGGATGTCAAAAATTCAGAACAGGCCTACTGTGCTCATCCAGCTCCAGGTCCTTGCAGGGCTGACAGCAAGGGTAGGAatctgggcggggggggggggggagggtcccCTCTGTTTGAGGTTCAGGATCCCCTCAATCCTCCTTCAGGGTCCTCACCTTGACTCCCAGCAGGACCTGGAATTATCTTATCtgtccctctgagccaccaccccTTATACCAGGTCCCCAGTCTGAGACTCGCATGTCAGAAAGTGCTGCGAGTGGTCATCCCACTCCAAGGCCTCACAGGACCAACTCTGTTTTGGGGTCCAGGATTCCCTCAGGGCTCTCCTTCAGGGTCCTTACTTACCTTCACATCTGTCAAGTCCTGGGACTCCTACCTTTGCTGATTTCAGCAGAGCCTTGACTTTCTGCCCTTTGTGGACCTGAGTCTGCACCATTCAGGATAAGACTCTGAATCTCCAAGTTCCTTGAGGAGGTGGTGGGCAAGGAAGAGTGCAGTTTCCTACATGCAAACATCCAGCACAATATCTGGCAGGTTAATATCTGCCTTATTCACCTTACCCTGTTAAAACTCATTTGGGTACTATAACTTGTGAGGTGCGCTGACCTCCCTCTCAGATTTGAAACAAAACTAAGATGCCCAGTTGGGAAAATCTGTATACTAAAAACAGACTTTAGGCAGTGATTTCAATCTGGAAAGTAGAAAAGTGAGGAGAGCTATATGGATCCTCAGAATAGGAAGTGGGATGGAAAGTTTCTTTGGTGGTAGCCAAGAAGTGAGTGGTTTTCAAggtatataaaagaaatattcatAAGGGAAGTGAGATGATTCACATGTTCAACGAACCTTAAATACATCCATTTTACCTTGTAGGGATTTTATGTaagaacatacaaaaatcagttcaTGCATGGTAAAGAGAGATAACACTGAACCATTGAAATGGATGGTAAGGCCTGTTCCCTGACATGTGGCCACCAGAAT
The genomic region above belongs to Ovis canadensis isolate MfBH-ARS-UI-01 breed Bighorn chromosome X, ARS-UI_OviCan_v2, whole genome shotgun sequence and contains:
- the LOC138930791 gene encoding melanoma-associated antigen 10-like codes for the protein MEGEVSQRNLLLPSAVVSRAGRHEPVAACADFLIRVSEKPTPTLSWGELPGEMSSWQPGLQEPRGESPDLKLVSTGHRSEEVQAARGVKVRTLGCAARTLGGATSLPPSVAMGQAAQEELLYEAREHTSRGDLSVAPVDPVLHCLSVLLLPGVIMPPPPKRLCYKKCWCCILKENLQSQSENWGLWNAQVPQCEEERASSSSSSSSSSCSSSSSSSSSSSSSPHPTSSFCFLTPGTTIEVPDTAGTPSPFQASQRVWTLPTALATTPSIISDQGSGSRKRKRPSTSQALPDGGHLLRDAIDGKVGDLVSFLLVRYHRKEVATKAEMLSIIKDYQDLFPMILSQATDCMNLVFGIDVKALDPTGLFYVLVNTLGLTYNDSLSGDEESMPMAGLLVNTLSIIFIAGNCAPEEKIWEMLGIMGLYAGMNHFIYGDPRELLTQVWVQQGYLEYRQVPNSDPACYEFLWGPRTYAETTKMKVLEFLAKVHDTIPSAFPSLYEEALQSEKTGPQARVVARARARDGTCARTRAYSKATSNSFFCPN